The genomic segment GACCTTCCAAGCTTCGCTTTGCTTCCACTCTCTCTACTATAACAATAATACCTTGGTCTAGTTCAACTTCAGCTGTTTCTAGAACCTTCTATTCAGCTTCACTTTCCCGCCATATTCAACGTGCTTCCTTTTCTGTTACTTACCCATCATTCAGGTGCTCGGTTCCTCGTTGGAGTTACGGCGTTGATCGACGTTCTCCGATCAATCTAACGGCTCAGATTAGGACAGCGAGTCCAGTTTTTAAACGCCTGGAACGCAATATAGCTACTATGATGGGTATATCtcctcatatttttcatttaactaTTGAATTCGTGATCAACTTTAGTTCCTAATGCTGCTGTTTATAAACTATAAACGTATTAAATGTTAATATTAAGCTCTAGTTTGATGCACTGTGTGGTCGAATGAGTTGCTTCTGAAGTTAACGACTAGAgctctcccttttaaaaaaaaaaaaaaattggtttcaaGTATTCAGTCTAGAAAGATTATGCTTCTAATACATGTACTTATTTAGTAGAGTGATTGCATGGATCTCTAAAAACCAAAATCACCTGTAGTGAAATATAATACTACTAACACTTGATGcaaagttgaaagaaaaagaaatactaGTTTTCAAGCCTTGAGAAAATGCTTAATTGGGTTGACGCATTTGTTTATTATCTTGTGTACCCAAAAACTTAAGAAGGATAGGTGCTTCAGAATTCAGCAAAATAACGTTACGAGAGTTTTGGATTGACTTTTTAAAAGTAGTTTATAAGCTAAAAGCTAATAGCATAAGTTGGGAATATTTgaattttagcttatttttgtactttttttgcctaaaaataagtgcttaaaaacactttttatctttccaaaaaacacttaaaataagccaatccaaacacacTTGTAGTTTAAAAAAGAGGGAGGAGAATTCAGTAGTTACGTAGTTTGCTCAATATAGAGATTGGAGTTATTGCAGTAATTTTTTCTTTGGTCTTTAGCCGCATTATCAAAGGTGAAAAGAGTCCAAAAATCTCTAAGGTCCattggggctttaagcgcaaaacCCAAATaaagcatgggcttgaatgaggaaaaaaaaaaaaatacaaatatggaTGTGTAGTCGAAGATTAATAATTATAAACATGGAAAACAAATATTGggacaaagaaattgaaaaataaaattacgataaagtgaaatatcaattgcTTTAGTATTGCCTCTTTAGGATTACcctcattggcaaggaaaagtatcttagagccttgatgaagACACTGAAGCGCCCACTAAGCGAGGCGAAATGCTCAGCATGATATGCGCCTCGCTtcaaggcactggtctttagtGATGCTCAACTGCAAATGAGCGGCAGAATTCACAGTTCATGGGGATATCTCCTATGGAATGAAGAGGAGTAACAACTATTACCATAGATATTTGgaaatgattttattgatagGTTAAGGTGGTTGAAATGCACTTGCTTTTGAAGTCGTTAATATCTATCCAATACTGCTGCAAGTGTTACCGATATTTAGTGTTTTTTCATTGGGATGAAAGATTGATCATAAAAATATATTGCATGTTAATACTTCTAACATTACTTTAACGGATTATCTAACTTGATTATAACGAGTTTTCTAGAGTAGGTCTAATTGGGGTTGAAACTAGGTCTTTTATGGATTACCTGCATAACAAGGCTGTGGATATCCATGTGAATGGCTCCTTTTGGATTTGGAAATGGCATGTCATCTGATGCAAATTTCGCTGCCTCGTGCATGAATCTTGTGATGTATGATTCTTTAGTTTTGTCTGAGAAATCCTAAGTCAaattatctttaaatttttatccAGCTTCAGAACATCCTTTCAAACGAATATTTACTAGTCTTCCCAAGCCTGGAGGTGGCGAGTTTGGAAAATTCTACAGTCTTCCTGCTCTAAATGATCCAAGGATTGGTATGCACTCAAATTAGTTTTACTATATTTAATTATCTAGTTCCTGCATTCATTTTTTGATCGTCCTTGTCGTCAAGCCAACATTTCAGAAATTTCTGTATTTCATTTCTTGTGATGCAGACAAGCTGCCTTTTTCTATAAGGATACTGTTGGAATCTGCTATACGGAATTGTGACAATTTTCAAGTAACCAAGGATGATGTCGAGAAGATCCTGGACTGGGAAAATACTGCACCAAAGCAAGTTGAAATTCCATTTAAGCCTGCCCGTGTTTTGCTACAGGTGAAAAGAATGAAATGCCAATGATTGATGATTGTAGCATTAACAgatttataattttgaattcttGCTCACGTTCAATACAATAAACTTTTAATGATTATGTACTTAGGATTTTACTGGAGTTCCATCTGTGGTTGATCTCGCCGCTATGCGTGATGCTATGAAGGAGCTTGGTAGTGATCCTGACAAGATCAATCCTTTGGTACATTTCTTGTTCATCTAGTTCTAGATTGCTCAAGACTTCTATCTCTCTGTGGAGGGTAGTAGTGGTTCTTTGTTTCACTTCCTGTATATTGAGACATTGGTAATCTATCCAGGTTCCAGTTGACCTTGTAATTGACCACTCGGTACAAGTTGATGTGGCAAGATCGGAAAGCGCGTTGCAGGCTAATATGGATATTGAATTCCAGAGAAACAAAGAGAGGTTTGCTTTTCTCAGATGGGGTTCCACTGCGTTCCGCAACATGCTGGTTGTTCCTCCTGGTTCTGGTATTGTTCACCAGGTATCatcatgttttttctttttttcaatttaagaaaataaaggaagagaGACCTATTGTATGCTGCTGCCACGGCATTAGCCTGCATAGAGTGTTGTTTCTGATTTTAAATTCTGCTTAAGACTTCTTGtttgctttgagattttcttTTGACATCATTTCTCCTGTTTGCTTCCTTATTCTCCTCTCAACTATTCCATAGGTTAATTTGGAGTACCTTGGACGAGTAGTTTTCAACTCAGATGGTGTACTTTATCCTGATAGTCTAATTGGGACTGATTCACACACAACAATGATTGATGGGTTAGGAGTTGCTGGATGGGGAGTTGGTGGAATTGAAGCAGAGGCAGCAATGCTTGGGCAGGTAATAAATTTATTTCAGTATTCAAGTGATTTTGTGCTCCATCGTATATAGAAGTATATGATATCTCCCACCCTGTAATCCTGCTATGGATCACCACTCCCCTTCATTTGTTGTCACTGCATTGATTGCTTGAATGCCGAGGTGAGACTATTTGCCTAAGCATGCTCGCCCTTCAGAAAATCTTGGCATATTAACTGCTACTCGTTATCAGATCAATCATTactttataattataatttCACTATCTATTTATTGGTATTCAAAAGTTGTAAGAGTGATAATCATTTTGAACTTTTTAACTTTATGTGCCTCTGTGAGGATATGAGGATTTTGGGTTAATAATGAATTATACTCCAAGAAATTTTACTTTTTAACTAGATGATGTTCCTTTTTGGTAGACTAGATCTTGGTTGAAAACCTGGATTGTTGTTTATGCATGTTTTTTATGCTTCAGCCCTCAGCTTTAATCCTAGGAATGAGAGAGAACATTAATTTCCTTAATAACTTATACAGTGGTGGCTTACCTGGTTGTACCATAGAATTATCAGTGTCTGCAATTCTATGTTATTGCATGTAGTCCCTTGAGAAACACTATCATTCATttaatctgattttttttcctttcttcttttgttctGACAGTCAATGAGCATGGTTTTGCCTGGTGTCGTCGGCTTTAGAATGATTGGAAAACTGCGTGATGGGGTGACAGCTACTGATTTGGTCTTAACTGTAACTCAAATGTTAAGAAAGCACGGTGTTGTCGGAAAGTTTGTGGAGTTCTACGGTATTTAACCATTGCTTGGGCTCTTTTAGCAAAAGCGATGTCTTCTCTGCATGTGGCTAATTTAGTTTCTTTGGTATATAGGTCCAGGACTAGCCTCACTATCATTGGCTGATAGGGCAACAATTGCAAATATGTCTCCCGAGTACGGAGCTACCATGGGTTTCTTCCCTGTAGATCATATGACCTTACAGTACCTTAGATTAACTGGACGGAGTGAGGAAACAGTCAGTTGttccctctttttttctcctttaatTGTGGTCTGCTCTAAAAAGTAAAATGCTCAGATATTTCTAACAGTCTCATTACTTACTATATTATTAGATAACAATGATTGAGGAGTACTTGCGGGCAAACAAAATTTTTGTTGATTACAGCGAGGTAAAATTTCTATTAGTACATGTTATCATCATATATTAATGTTTAACTTTTGTGATGTAACTTAGCGGTATATTGTTACAATACAGCCTCAAGAGGAGAGAGTTTACTCATCTTATTTGGAATTGGATCTTGCTGATGTTGAACCCTGTGTCTCGGGACCAAAAAGGTAATACTGTGTTCACATACCAAATATTTGTGTAGCTCATTGTTCGATCCTATCCAGCACTCTCACTGTTCTCATCCCTCATAGGCCAAATGATCGTGTCACTCTCAAAGATATGAAAGCTGATTGGCATGCTTGCCTCGATAACAAACAAGGATTCAAGGTCATTCTTTCCTCGGCGAACATTTTGAATTTTGGAGATAttcttctccattttcttttttatctaaAACATGCAATTTCTGATTGATGAAGCATCAAATTATTTTAGGAGCTGACAGAATAATGCGATAGAAGTGTTTACttgtataataattaataaatatgcCATGAAGTGTTGAACGGCACAATAAATAAGCTCTTTCTTTTTAATCATGCAGGGATTTGCTGTCCCCAAGCAGGAGCAAGATAAAGTTGCAAAATTCACATTCCATGGACTGCCTGCTGAACTTAAGCATGGTAGTGTAGTTATAGCTGCTATAACGAGCTGCACTAATACATCTAATCCAAGTGTCATGCTTGGAGCTGGTCTTGTTGCAAAAAGAGCCTGTGAATTAGGTTTGGAGGTTAGTTTTAGTGCCTAAACTGATGCTGCAGGCCTTGCAGTTTGTCGAGCATGGCGATTCCTGAGCTAAACTATTTATAGATGGAGCATGCTTCTAAAGTTAACTTGTGTGATTATTCAATAGGTTAAACCATGGATAAAAACAAGTCTGGCTCCAGGTTCAGGGGCTGTCACAAAATACCTCCATAAGAGGTACTGTTTGTGATTAATTGTTACTCCCCCCGTCCCAATTTaaatgtcttactttcctttttggtataACCCAAAAAGAGTATCTCTctctatatttaataagttgacAGTTTAAACATCCTACACGACAAGTTTGAAACCACAAGATTCAGACATTTAtgtacattacacacatctttaatttaggaccacaagattcagAAGTATCTTTTTATTCCTGAAACtttgtgcccagtcaaactaaaacacttaaattgggacggagggagtacttatcTTGGCTCTTTCGCTCACTACATTATTATTTGTTCTCTCTGAGTTAATTTGTGACCTTGTATTGCAGTGGCCTAGAAAAGTACCTGAATCAGCAGGGCTTCAATCTTGTTGGCTATGGTTGCACAACTTGTATCGGTAATTCTGGAGAACTTGATGAATCAGTTGCTTCCGCCATCACTGACAATGGTACTGTCCAATTTATCACTTGATCCTTGCTATTTTACCTTTAAGTACTGTTCAATCTGTAGTACTTTCATGGTGCTCTATTTTGTGCATTTGCTGTAGTACTTTCACATGGTGCTCCGGTGGCATTCAGGCTGCTTGAGCAGGTCATCTTTTAGCAAGAAAAAATGATTGgctatgttgatgatgttcttGGGATTCTTTTGCAGACATTGTAGCTGCAGCTGTGCTTTCTGGAAATAGGAACTTTGAAGGCCGTGTTCACCCCCTAACAAGAGCTAATTATCTTGCTTCGCCACCGCTGGTTGTCGCATATGCACTTGCAGGAACGGTATGCTAAGATGAATTAGTGGGGGACCTGTCCCACATTTTCTTAGATTGATAGCCTGCGCTAACCATGGAAATTCAAATTCTGCAATGTCATAGGCGTGGAGATGGCATGATGCTAGTATTGGGTCACACAGTTTGTTGAAATACTATCCTCTAGGCATAAATTTGCTGGAGGAGTGAACTTTCTGTGCTTAGATAGTTTCTTTTTGTGCTTTATTTCCCGTTAGCTACTCTCAATCATTAGCCTTCAGTTTCACTAAATGTGTGGACAAGAGCCTTTCCACCCTTTTTTAGCATGTTTCTTCTGATAGAGTTCATGTTTTGCTGCTCTCTGCTGCTTGTGTTTTGTTTcactaattttttgtttttgttttgcccAACTGTTGGTTAGAGTCCCACATTCTCATGAGCTAgtttttggggttgagttaggcccaagtgTCGTATCTTTACACCAACcaagtctcttttttttttttgttttttgttttgggggGGCGGGGGAATCTGCATCTTGGTACTAACCACTAGATTACTTACTTTGCTTGCATATTTGTATGGTTAAAATTCTTTCTACTATATTTCAGGTGGACATAGATTTCGAGAAGGAGCCTATTGGAAATGGAAAAGACGGAAAAAGTGTTTACTTAAAGGACATATGGCCTAGCAATGAAGAAATAGCTGAGGTATTATGCTTTCCTGTCCTCAATAAACAATGATTATCTCCATGGAATGACTAAAACCGATTCTCCATGGAATCAACTCACGGTCCCATCAACCCCCATATTTCAAGGGCATGAGTGTGGATCCTCCCGGCCCTCATGGGGTGAAGGATGCCTACTGCTTATTGAACTTTGGTGATAGTATCACAACTGACCATATCTCTCCAGCAGGTAGCATTCATAAGGATAGTCCTGCTGCAAAGTATCTCATGGCGCGTGGAGTTCAGCGGAAGGACTTCAATTCTTATGGCAGTCGTCGTGGTAATGATGAAGTGATGGCTAGAGGTACTTTTGCTAACATTCGCATTGTCAACAAGCTCTTGGACGGGGAAGTTGGCCCAAAGACCATTCACATACCAACTGGGGAGAAACTGTACGTGTATGATGCAGCAATGGTGAGTTGCAATGTTTATTGAGGAAATAATGCACTATTGTTTGGCTAATAGTCTCTGCATATTCCATAAACACGGTGTTCCTCTTATTTTGTTACATTACCCCGTCATATGGTAATGTGTTTGCTATATTGAATTACTTGCAGAGATACAAATCCGAGGGGCACGACACCATTGTTCTTGCTGGAGCAGAATATGGGAGTGGGAGTTCCCGTGATTGGGCTGCTAAGGGCCCAATGCTACTAGTAGGCATTTTAGACTAGTTTCCGCAGTTCATATTAtcttttttagtttcttttttctctATAAATGGTACATTATTTCTTGAAACAGGGAGTTAAAGCAGTGATAGCTAAAAGCTTTGAGAGGATACATCGCAGTAACCTGGTTGGAATGGGCATTATTCCACTTGCCTTTAAGCCTGGTGAAGATGCAGAAACACTAGGTTTAACTGGTCATGAGCGTTACACTATTGATCTTCCACAGAGGATTTCTGATATAAGGCCCGGACAAGATGTTACTGTGACTACTGATAGTGGAAAATCTTTCACCTGTACTCTTAGATTTGACACGGAGGTATGTATTTTGTTTCTACTATACAACCTGTTTATCCCAGTCTAAAAAATGACTTACATTGACTGTGCAGATAGGAAGTAAAATGTTCAAGTAAATGATCAAAATGTGTTTCCAGTTTGAAATATAACATAGTTCAGTTAAACTGGAAAGCTATTGAATAGAGTTTGAGATCGGATGTAGTAGTAGGGAATAGTGAAAGGAAGTATTTATTTGAGTTTTATTGAGATGGAGAAGTGCATTTGAAGTGgtcttatttctcttttttctttctttcacatAGCAGCATTAGTTCTGGAGACTCCAATACAGATGACCTGGCTATCTATATTTAATCATCACTTATAGATTGAATTGTCGCAAGTCTTAACTAACATTTGTCGGTACTTGGTCCTATTAAGGTTTAGTATACAAAAGAGGACATAACTCGTTTATCATCTGGATTCTGGTGGTTCTTTGTAGGTCATTCCCCTGAccttatgaatttattatatttaagtGAGAGAAGTCTATGTCCAAACATGTGTTATGTAACCAATTGTGTAAATATCGGGTGAAAGATAAGTTTTCACCATATCGTGATAGCTTATATATTTGTTGATTTGGGAATGTAGGTTGAGCTGGCATATTTTGAGCATGGTGGTATCCTTCCTTACGTCATTCGGAACTTGAGCAAACAGTGAACTACGTATGGCCTGAGGGCTAATATTGTTGCACAATAACATGCTTTGCTTATGCTACTAGCATCGCTCAAGAAGATGGATGTCCTGAACTCGTTGGTGGATAAAAGATGATATGGGTCGTAAAATGTTTTAtgatttgttatatatatatatatatatggggttgTATTGTAAATTGTAATTGGTAACATAAATATATGGGTTGTAAATCTTTTATGATTGTTAAAATCTTTTTCTTCCCTCATGTTTTATATTACTGTGGAATGATCTTATATTCTTATGGAAGAGCTTAAAGACTCTTTCGGCAGCTGCGGGGAACCTCTTGCAGATTAAGCTAGGTTGCACATAGCATTTTTCTTACTTTGAAATAcgttatttttttagtttttcctttgagaaaattgataaaaatgacTAGCTAAACAAATCGTCGTGATTAAGATGTTATCTTAAActaaactaaacaaaaatcCAATCCTGAACCCTCTTTGTTACGTGTTCTCCTCTCCAATCGATCAATCTCTCTCTCGTGCGCAAGATAATTCCAatttctaaagaaaattggTCAGGCGAGTCCTCGTTCGTAAGAAAATTTCTAACTTCGGCCAGACAACATGAAAAGCTTCTATGTGATCAAACCTTGAAACAATCGCAAGCAACTGTGTACGCAAAATCTACTTGATAACATTTGGTACGGCTTACggaaaagcaaaaacaaaatctATGGGAATTCATGCACTGTagatggaaaaagaaaattggaGCACATCATTATATGAATCTTCAGCAGCAAAATTTTAATGTACACACACAAGAACGACAACCAAGAACAATATACACACCTCACCACAGGATTGACCATGCGAAAGCAAGGCTCTTGACCAGTGGCCTTCCTCTTAACAGTGTAATGTTTCAAATAGAAGACCATTGCCTGAAAGAAACCAAATACTTTGTCCGAAGCTCGCGAAACATTTGCTTCCTCTCAACTGTCCTTGCAAAGAGAAGCTTTCCCAGTTACCAGAAAGAGATTACATATGACACTACGTGAGACTCGCTTGAAGTCTACTTGTCAAAGTATGCTGCCATACAGAAGGTCTTTCTATTGGCTGATGGAGATGAAATACAGGTTTATAGAAGTATACATCCATTTTCAGTTCCAAATGTTGAGGGATTTGCTCGCCAGCGAGGCAAGTGCTAGTGCTTTTGCCCTACTATTCATCATTACCCATTCCTTTTCTGCACGTCGCTGGTGTTGTCTGGCATTCTTTGCTCGCTTTGGGGCTAGTCTAGTATCTCTCTCAAGAAATGCAAGTCTAAACTTTTCTGCCACGGGCAAATCTTCTGTGCTTGAAACTGATGATGCTGATGTTCTAGGTACAAATCCAGATACTTCCCAGGTCTTGGGGTCAATATCTTCAACAATTGGATCATCTAACGATAGATCTAGTCTTGCTTCTCTAGGAATATCAAGCCCCCGGTAACCTAATGGTGACAGCTTCGGATTAACTATGATTCGTGGGCATTCTTCAGACAAACTTTCCAGCATGtccttttctatttttggctGCAAAAGGGATAGACAAACATTAAGTCTAACTCAGAAGACTACTTCCAGGTGCAGCCAGGGATAAGGGAAGATCAATGAATCTGGAGTATTAAATCAATAATCTACATGCTGCTCCAGTTTGAAGCCACATGCATAACTCCTAACAAGAAAGATGAATAGCCTATTTGGACAAGCTTCTCAGAagccaaaagtgcttatttagaaaattgaggtgtttggccaagcttttatataaaaataaatgtttttgaGTAGTGACAGACGCTggttttcagaagctaaaaaaagtagcttttccccaaaagcacttttagAACATTGGTTGAGCACAAAGTACTACCATTAATATTGGCAAAAATACCTTTCAAattaattagccaaacacaaaatGCTACTCTCTAGAAGTACTTCGAAAAGCATTGCTGACAAAAAGCACTTCCCAAAATAAGCATATTGGAAGCTCGCCCAAATAAGCTAGATTGCAAGCCTGAGACAAATAGAACTCATACCCATAAAAGCCAACGCAAGGATGTCGCACCATGAGCTATTTCTGAGGTATCAAGTTCCTCCCAAGAATCTCCTTCCACATGCTCTAGTGTTGGCTTCAACGAAGCGAAGCATCTACGAGCTGTGTTCTCACTCCGAGGGCAGCCTCTGCAACATTAACTCTCATTCATTCCAGTTATGTGGTTAACTtacattttccttatttattgagagagagaagaaatctttgaaatatatttatcaCGCAAAATATATGATAAACCTAGATTTTTACAAGGGATTTCTTCCGTAGAAACACTTCAAATGATATTGTAAGTAGCTGAAACATACAgttctcttctttcctttttcaacCTTTTTTGGCTAGCTTCACACAAAGTGTCTAGTAAGGCAGGCTAAAAGCAAAACTAGAGGATTCATGAGAACAATCTTTGGGTATCAAATAACAGATCTAGTCAATAAACCAAAACTTCCTTACAACCCTACGGGTTTAAGCATGCCAGGCTTATCATGTAGGATGCACTCATAATATTACGTGGTTACTTGAAAGTGAGAAGCTAAAGCAAACATTAAATACCTGGCAAGTGAGTACTAAAGACAACGTTAAATTACATAATTATGTATACAATGCATATTTTATATCATAGATCTGTTTACCCCCAGAACATGTCCACACTTGAGAAAGAAGAAGCTCATAATTAATGACGAGGAGCAACAGCAAGGGAATAAAATGCTAAAACCCACAAATATTTGACCATTATATTCCTAAGGATAGACAATAACAAGAACCTACCACAACCTACGTAAAGAATAACAATCATGCAAAAACATATATGCGCTAATCATCCTGTCGAAGAAACATGAACGTAAACAATATGATTTCCCATAGCAAGTAGTGTCCAgtatcaaaacaagaaaaagtagATTGGATTTAAAATTAACACAGCTCTTTGCCATTTGCTTGTCTAGATCAAATCTGAGCATCCTTAAGCCAGGCAAGTTCAAAGATCTAAAAAGTAGCCAATGAACACTTAAGAGTATGCACATATCTGAGAAGAATCTTAATACTGAATGTAATCATTAGTAACCAAACCACAATTTAACATGGAAAGGTCCACAAGCAAGTTATGAAGAAAACCAAATGATTGCATCAGTGGACTAGAGGGTGACCCAAACAGTCATTTATGAAATGTTAGCTTAGGAGAAATTCAAGGGACCGGATCTTCTTATTGTTATACACGATTTTTCAAGCT from the Lycium ferocissimum isolate CSIRO_LF1 chromosome 11, AGI_CSIRO_Lferr_CH_V1, whole genome shotgun sequence genome contains:
- the LOC132036566 gene encoding uncharacterized protein LOC132036566 isoform X2; protein product: MDKAKAPQVFVGIQNSPINSQVTIHSSFFQSSAIKKRKPPSLVSLCLGVIGRHFEDIIEDLAEIAANFPSTMKMALVAIARRRRLLNDDVIVALADSSWQILDLSGSEVSDFGLSKVVTTCKHLRAVDISRCSKLTSASVSELLLNCQSLEILRWGGCPRSENTARRCFASLKPTLEHVEGDSWEELDTSEIAHGATSLRWLLWPKIEKDMLESLSEECPRIIVNPKLSPLGYRGLDIPREARLDLSLDDPIVEDIDPKTWEVSGFVPRTSASSVSSTEDLPVAEKFRLAFLERDTRLAPKRAKNARQHQRRAEKEWVMMNSRAKALALASLASKSLNIWN
- the LOC132036566 gene encoding uncharacterized protein LOC132036566 isoform X1; the protein is MDKAKAPQVFVGIQNSPINSQVTIHSSFFQSSVLAIKKRKPPSLVSLCLGVIGRHFEDIIEDLAEIAANFPSTMKMALVAIARRRRLLNDDVIVALADSSWQILDLSGSEVSDFGLSKVVTTCKHLRAVDISRCSKLTSASVSELLLNCQSLEILRWGGCPRSENTARRCFASLKPTLEHVEGDSWEELDTSEIAHGATSLRWLLWPKIEKDMLESLSEECPRIIVNPKLSPLGYRGLDIPREARLDLSLDDPIVEDIDPKTWEVSGFVPRTSASSVSSTEDLPVAEKFRLAFLERDTRLAPKRAKNARQHQRRAEKEWVMMNSRAKALALASLASKSLNIWN